Genomic window (Pirellulales bacterium):
GTTGGTTGAAGCTGGCGAGTATTTTGCGTACCCCGACGAGCATCCCAATCTGTTGGCTTTGTACCAACGTCGTGGTAATCCTCGGCGTCTCGATTTCGGTCACTTGATCGAGCGATCCGATGAGGAGGCGCTGCGATTCGCAGTCACCGGACCGGCAGAATACCAGATTGAATTTCACCCTGGCGGCAGCGAACCGAAGTCGTATACAAGCGGCCTGGGATCGCCGCTTACCATGCGTTCGGCGATTCCGCTTGACGAATATGGCTGGTGGCTTGTTCGTTATCGTTAATGGTCCTAGCCCTCTGCATCACCTGCGCCCGCGCCGATTCGTCCACGCGTACGGTACAAAACCGGTGGCGATTAGGCCGAGTCCGATCACGCACACCAGCGGCGTCGCCCAGACCATGCTTACCAGTAGGAACACATAGAAGGCGATGAACACGAGCGGCACCAGCGGGTAGCCCCACGTGCGATAGGGCCGCACACGCTCAGGATCGCGGATGCGGAAGAGGAACACGCTCGCTACCGCGGCGAAGTAGAACAACGAGCCCCCGAAGACTGTGTAGCTGGTGAGTAGCTCGAAGAGCGTGTGATCGGGGTCGGGGCTCAAGTCGCCGGCCAATACGAGCACGCACGACCAGATCGACAGGCCCGCGATCGCCACGGTGGGCGTGCCGGTGCGCGGGTCGATGTGCCGTAGCGGTTTCAGCGGTGCGTGGTCGCGCGCCACGGCAAAGAGCACGCGCGGACCGACCAGGATATTCGCATTTAGCGCGCCGAAGATCGAGATCATCATCAGCGCCAGCACCGCGTTCCGCCCCCAGGGGCCGATGAGGGTCTCGACGACCGTTACGGCCGGCACCGGCGCGGCCGCGATCGCGCTCGAGGGAAGCGTGAGGTGGTAACCCAGGTTCGCGCCGGCGTAGAGGACCGTGAGCAGAATGACGCCGCCGCCGAGGGCCAGCGGGATATTGCGCTTGGGGTTTTTTATTTCTTCGGCCACGACGGTGACCATGCCCCAGCCATCGTAGGCCCACATGATGCCGGAGAGGGCGAGGCCGATGCCGCTGATGAGCCCGAAGGTCCACGTCTCGGGCCAGAGCCCGGTGAGGGCCACGCGTTCGTGTCCGGCAGCAATAAAGGGGAGCAGGGCCAGCACGGCCACGCAGCCCGCCTTAACGATCGTCGTCAGGTTCTGCACAACACCGCCCCAGCGCGTGCCGATGATGTTGATCACGCCCAGGAAGCCAATCGCCCAGGCGGCGGTCACCTTCTGGAACAAGCCGCGGCTCGCGTCGGTGAAGGTGAAGCCCGCCGCTTCGCACACGCCGACCATCGAGATCGACATCGCCACGGCGAGCGCGGCGGTCGAGCCGCTGCGAATGACCCAGAACTCGGCCCAGGCCCAGAGATAGCCCCAAAGGCGACCGTAGGCTTCGCACAGGAAGACGTAGGTGCCGCCGGCGTGCGGGAACATGGCCGAGAGCTCGGCCAGCGTGAGCGCGCCGCACAGATTGACGATGCCGCAGAAGACCCACAGGCCGAGGATCAGCCCGACGTAGCCTTCGGTCGCTTTCGCCACCTGGTTGGGCACGATAAAGATGCCCGAGCCGATGACGCCGCCGACGACGATCGTGACGGCGGTGAAGAGCCCCAGCACCGGCGCGAGGGTGCGGCCATCGAGGGGCGGGGCGATGACGGGATCGTCGGTGGGATTCTCTGGCTGCATGTAGCCGGTAGCATAACGGCGGGGAGCATACGTGTCACGCAGTCGCGGAGCGAGGAGGAGACGCGGAGATAGAAGCTTGAGGATTAGTCGAAAGGGTTAATTGCCTTGCCTGGTATTGGTAGGCGCGCTCATCGACACTTGTTGTCGGGGCATATTTGTTGACGATTCGGTGCAGACCTTCCTTCATGGTGGCTCCGCCGAAATTGATGAGCAGCCCGACTGGATCCATTATTATCCTCAACCAGAATCAGTCCCATTCTAGCATTTCCTCCCGCAGCTTCTCCGCGGCTCCGTATGAGCCTTTTTTCTGGCAGCACTTATCGGCTTAGCGCGTCGGTCGCTACATTGCTCTAGGTTCTCTTCGTCTCTCCACGGACACTCTAGATCTCCATGCCCTCACAAGAATCGAACGACGAATACGATGTCGACGACGAACTCGATGAAGAAAGCGGCGACTGGCGACCGCTGGGTTGGGATCGCATCACCTCCGAGCCGATTACGCTCAAGGCCACGATCGGTCGCTGGACGATGTTCTTCACGCTGCTCGTTTTTGGCGCCTGCTGGAACGGCGTCATCGGCCTGGGCGTGTGGAGCGTCGCCCATGACTTTCTGCGCGGCTCGCCCAACTGGGCGCTCTCGCTCCTTCTGCTCCCCTTTGTCGCCATCGGGCTGGCACTGCTGTGGGGCATCGTCTACACATTTCTACAGACCTTCAATCCGGTGCCGACGATGACGCTCAGCTCGGGCGCGGCTCCGCTCGGCGCCGATGTCGATCTCACCTGGGTCTTTACCGGCGCGACGAGTCGCCTGAATCGCGTTTTGATCGAACTGGAAGGGCGCGAAGAGGCCACCTATCGCCGCGGCACCTCGACCAGCACCGACAAGAGCGTTTTCGCGCGCATCACCGTCGTCGACACCACGGACTCCGTCGAGATGGAAAGTGGCACGACGACCTTTCGCGTGCCGACCCATTCCATGCACTCGTTCGATAGCGGTCGCAACAAGATCGTTTGGCACTTGCACATCAAGGGGGAAGTCGCCTTCTGGCCTGACGTCAGCGAGGAATATCCCATCATCGTCTTGCCCCACGTCGGTGCCCTGGATTTGCAACAATGACGAAATCGAGCCTGCGCGTTACCGACGGTCGCAAGGCGTTCGAGCCAGGCGAAACCATCCAGCTCGTTGCCGAATGGGCCTGTTCGCCGGCGCCCGAGCGCGCCGAGGTGCGGCTGCTCTGGTACACGCGCGGCAAGGGGGATACCGACCGCTCGCTGGTCGATACCATCACGCTCGACGCTCCCCAGGCCAACGACCGCCGCACGGTGAAGTTGCACCTGCCCGAGGCTCCCTACAGCTTTTCGGGCACACTCATTTCACTCATCTGGGCCGTGCGGCTGGAATTGTTCGGCGCGGCGAAGTCGAAACAGATCGACATCGTCGTCTCTCCACTCTCGTGCGAAGTCGTGCTGAACACCTGGCGCCCACCCAGCTCGATCGTCGGCGACGACCACGATGATGATGACGGCG
Coding sequences:
- a CDS encoding amino acid permease yields the protein MQPENPTDDPVIAPPLDGRTLAPVLGLFTAVTIVVGGVIGSGIFIVPNQVAKATEGYVGLILGLWVFCGIVNLCGALTLAELSAMFPHAGGTYVFLCEAYGRLWGYLWAWAEFWVIRSGSTAALAVAMSISMVGVCEAAGFTFTDASRGLFQKVTAAWAIGFLGVINIIGTRWGGVVQNLTTIVKAGCVAVLALLPFIAAGHERVALTGLWPETWTFGLISGIGLALSGIMWAYDGWGMVTVVAEEIKNPKRNIPLALGGGVILLTVLYAGANLGYHLTLPSSAIAAAPVPAVTVVETLIGPWGRNAVLALMMISIFGALNANILVGPRVLFAVARDHAPLKPLRHIDPRTGTPTVAIAGLSIWSCVLVLAGDLSPDPDHTLFELLTSYTVFGGSLFYFAAVASVFLFRIRDPERVRPYRTWGYPLVPLVFIAFYVFLLVSMVWATPLVCVIGLGLIATGFVPYAWTNRRGRR